One Caretta caretta isolate rCarCar2 chromosome 24, rCarCar1.hap1, whole genome shotgun sequence genomic region harbors:
- the LOC125626075 gene encoding phospholipase A2 inhibitor and Ly6/PLAUR domain-containing protein-like, which yields MVSFLLCLLPALLATSAQTTPPATLTCKTCFGQTKECSFVPGICQDNKATGGCLSVAEDIKLDGTQDMSFFKQCLSSYKSDIKVPISFTVGNGQYVRINTAQCNDADNCNSGALEVPTGSTTENGLQCPTCFALNFTVCNSTITPCTGDETYCLDFTGFLKNGPSSSPFEAKGCATASAQDIKPGSTLISTPYTFSFYWGATVPAEKTTDGASPALGKFSFALYLPGLTGLLLVKLLS from the exons ATggtttccttcctcctctgccttctccctgctCTCCTAGCTACGAGTGCACAAACTACCCCAC CTGCGACCCTGACATGTAAGACGTGCTTTGGTCAAACAAAGGAGTGCAGTTTTGTTCCAGGGATCTGCCAAGACAACAAGGCTACTGGTGGCTGCCTCTCTGTGGCAGAAGATATTAAACTGG ATGGGACCCAGGACATGTCCTTCTTCAAACAGTGTCTGAGTAGCTATAAAAGTGACATAAAAGTCCCCATCTCGTTCACTGTTGGGAATGGCCAGTATGTGAGGATCAACACCGCACAATGCAACGACGCAGATAACTGTAACTCGGGCGCACTGGAAG TGCCCACGGGGAGCACCACCGAGAACGGCCTGCAGTGCCCCACCTGCTTTGCTCTGAACTTCACTGTCTGCAACAGCACCATCACCCCTTGTACCGGGGACGAGACCTACTGCCTGGATTTCACTGGGTTTCTAAAGAATG GTCCATCTTCTTCGCCATTTGAAGCGAAAGGCTGCGCTACTGCGTCTGCTCAGGACATTAAACCTGGAAGCACCCTGATTTCTACACCGTACACATTTTCCTTTTATTGGGGGGCCACTGTTCCGGCAGAGAAA ACCACCGATGGAGCCAGCCCGGCTCTGGGGAAATTCTCCTTTGCCCTCTACCTGCCTGGCCTgactgggctgctgctggtgaaGCTGCTgtcctga
- the LOC125626076 gene encoding phospholipase A2 inhibitor and Ly6/PLAUR domain-containing protein-like: MHKLPHIKEPVDGAIDTFQPINTPSPALPNVIMELNMLHPERLISQAEAQTVTCQACSGSADSCQPPAGICTVDTAKGGCFTVAEDIKLVGETKSTNLSKGCVRDFSAFIKGPVTVTLGNGKYVRVNITQCNTDKCNSAVLAVPKENTTKNGLQCPTCFALNTNPCDSQDTPCTGDENYCISFAGNLVKGSPLEISTFVAKGCATESVKGIKSGDSLVSAVYGFAFTEATSKPAEKTPTPQETTPATTKTTPATTDGASPALGKFSFALYLPGLTGLLLVKLLS; the protein is encoded by the exons ATGCACAAACTACCCCAC ATCAAAGAACCGGTTGATGGGGCCATTGACACCTTCCAGCCCAtcaacacccccagcccagctctgcccaatGTCATCATGGAGCTTAACATGTTACACCCTGAGCGGCTGATCTCCCAGGCAGAAG CACAAACAGTGACATGCCAAGCGTGCTCCGGCTCAGCAGACTCCTGCCAGCCTCCAGCAGGGATCTGCACAGTAGACACGGCTAAAGGTGGCTGCTTTACGGTGGCAGAAGATATTAAACTGG taggCGAGACAAAGTCCACAAACCTTTCCAAAGGCTGCGTACGTGACTTCAGTGCTTTCATAAAAGGCCCCGTCACTGTCACTCTTGGGAATGGCAAGTATGTGCGGGTCAACATCACACAGTGCAACACAGACAAGTGTAACTCGGCTGTCCTGGCAG TGCCCAAGGAGAACACCACCAAGAATGGGCTGCAGTGCCCAACCTGCTTTGCTCTGAATACCAATCCCTGCGACAGCCAAGACACCCCTTGTACAGGGGATGAGAACTATTGCATCAGTTTCGCTGGGAACCTAGTGAAAG GTTCACCTCTAGAGATATCAACATTTGTTGCAAAAGGCTGCGCTACTGAGTCTGTGAAGGGCATTAAATCCGGAGACAGCCTGGTTTCTGCAGTCTACGGGTTCGCGTTCACAGAGGCGACCTCCAAACCTGCAGAAAAAACACCCACCCCCCAAGAAACAACCCCTGCCACCACCAAAACAACCCCTGCCACCACCGATGGAGCCAGCCCGGCTCTGGGGAAATTCTCCTTTGCCCTTTACCTGCCTGGCCTgactgggctgctgctggtgaaGCTGctctcctga